Proteins encoded within one genomic window of Arachis ipaensis cultivar K30076 chromosome B08, Araip1.1, whole genome shotgun sequence:
- the LOC107611558 gene encoding uncharacterized protein LOC107611558 — MFASVLSLLNLSEDSRTRQVVLAVLHLAAVFGFIRIAMETSPSRTIKLLCSYGGKILPRATDGGLRFIGGHTRVTVDRSICFADLLVKVGALCGSSVTLRCQLPNEDLETLISLTNNEDLTHISKEYDRASSKLPHPLNIRAVLFRPESSKKVSPATSSPLKKLKMTLNIIGNI, encoded by the exons ATGTTCGCGAGTGTGTTGTCTCTCCTAAATCTGTCGGAAGACAGTCGGACACGCCAGGTTGTACTTGCGGTTCTGCATCTCGCCGCCGTCTTCGGGTTTATTCGA ATCGCCATGGAAACGAGTCCCAGCCGTACGATTAAGCTCCTCTGCAGCTACGGCGGAAAGATCCTCCCACGTGCTACCGACGGCGGGCTCCGTTTCATCGGTGGCCACACCAGAGTCACCGTGGACCGTTCCATTTGCTT TGCTGACTTGTTGGTAAAGGTAGGAGCGTTGTGCGGTTCGTCTGTGACATTACGGTGTCAATTGCCGAACGAAGACTTAGAAACCTTGATCTCCCTCACCAACAACGAAGATCTGACGCACATAAGCAAAGAATATGACCGCGCTTCGTCGAAACTACCTCATCCGTTGAATATCAGAGCCGTGCTGTTTCGGCCAGAATCGTCGAAGAAGGTTTCTCCGGCAACGTCGTCTCCGTTGAAGAAGTTGAAGATGACACTTAACATAATCGGAAATATTTAA
- the LOC107611559 gene encoding uncharacterized protein LOC107611559 — MRSGATSEKGRMGKKVGYGRRKGKGKGVPPRVCLLTLLPRKIWERIASRVASSSIQDLFNRQATCKVFLDTGRSSAVYKVASIAEILVVFGYDLEDRSEDEFLYRSARAGNPAAIFRIGMREFCWMDRHVAGVDTLLEAANAGDVQACYMCAMLLLTPGVGDGADAGRGVEMYENVLAAGKIELCRELFGQLFANPLIVVHPSDPGKPVVCRSSVCPTRGTMGAANDSSSVPCVHCLAEFEVLHFFSLFTFR; from the coding sequence aTGAGATCTGGTGCAACCTCCGAGAAAGGTAGAATGGGAAAGAAGGTCGGATATGGAAGaaggaaagggaaagggaaaggggTGCCACCACGCGTCTGTCTGCTGACTCTTCTGCCTCGCAAAATATGGGAGAGAATTGCATCAAGGGTTGCGTCGTCCTCGATCCAGGATCTGTTTAACAGGCAGGCGACTTGCAAGGTATTTTTGGACACAGGCCGCTCATCTGCGGTGTACAAGGTGGCCTCCATAGCGGAGATACTCGTCGTGTTCGGTTATGACTTGGAGGACCGTTCTGAGGATGAGTTCCTTTATAGAAGCGCGCGCGCAGGAAATCCGGCCGCTATATTCCGTATAGGGATGAGAGAATTCTGCTGGATGGACCGACACGTCGCTGGGGTCGACACCCTGCTTGAGGCCGCCAATGCGGGTGACGTCCAAGCCTGCTACATGTGTGCGATGCTGCTACTGACGCCAGGTGTTGGGGACGGGGCAGACGCTGGCAGGGGGGTTGAAATGTATGAGAATGTGCTGGCTGCTGGAAAAATCGAATTGTGCAGAGAACTCTTCGGGCAGTTGTTCGCAAATCCGCTGATTGTGGTGCACCCGTCGGATCCAGGGAAGCCCGTCGTCTGCCGGTCAAGCGTCTGCCCGACCCGCGGGACCATGGGTGCCGCCAACGATTCCTCGAGTGTGCCGTGCGTCCACTGCCTTGCCGAGTTTGAGGTGTTGCATTTCTTTAGTCTGTTTACTTTCAGATGA